The Desulfobacterales bacterium genome window below encodes:
- a CDS encoding radical SAM protein → MALIVNEIFYSIQGESLYAGLPCVFIRLTGCNLRCTYCDTRYAYKEGTTLEIPEILDRLAGYSCGLVEITGGEPLHQQETPLLVKRLIAESYTVLLETNGSYDIRRLDHRCIKILDIKCPGSGENRQNRLDNLKHLRRTDQVKFVIGNREDYIFAKDIVKLIPDGLPQSHILFSPVHEKITAQTLAEWILQDHLGVRLHLQLHKILWPNSHRGV, encoded by the coding sequence ATGGCGCTTATCGTTAATGAGATATTTTACAGTATCCAGGGAGAATCCTTATATGCGGGGCTTCCCTGTGTTTTTATACGCCTGACCGGCTGTAATCTGAGATGCACCTACTGCGATACCCGATACGCCTATAAAGAAGGAACAACCCTGGAAATCCCTGAGATACTGGACCGGCTTGCCGGTTATAGCTGCGGGCTCGTAGAAATCACCGGCGGCGAACCGCTTCACCAGCAGGAAACCCCTCTTTTGGTCAAAAGACTGATTGCTGAAAGTTATACCGTACTGCTGGAAACAAACGGAAGTTATGATATCCGCCGGCTGGATCACCGCTGTATAAAAATACTCGACATCAAATGCCCGGGCAGCGGTGAAAATCGACAAAACAGACTGGACAACCTAAAACATCTCCGCCGGACCGATCAGGTGAAATTTGTGATCGGGAACCGTGAAGATTACATCTTCGCCAAAGATATCGTAAAATTGATCCCGGACGGATTACCCCAAAGCCATATCCTCTTTTCACCCGTTCACGAAAAGATAACGGCTCAAACCCTGGCGGAATGGATACTGCAGGATCATCTGGGTGTCCGGCTTCATCTCCAGCTCCATAAGATTCTCTGGCCGAATTCCCATCGTGGGGTCTAG
- the queC gene encoding 7-cyano-7-deazaguanine synthase QueC: MKKKAVVLSSGGLDSTTAMAMVKKEGFEIYSLSFDYGQRHRFELKAAARVAKALEARTHLVIKLDLRKIGGSALTDRIDVPKSRKITDMQKEIPVTYVPARNTIFLSHALAWAEVSGASDIVIGVNAVDYSGYPDCRPEYIEVFERLANLATKAAVENRVQIKIQAPLLYLSKARIIKKGVALGVDYSITHSCYDPSPRGISCGQCDSCILRLKGFKAAGIKDPVKYRKRA; the protein is encoded by the coding sequence ATGAAAAAAAAAGCGGTGGTTCTCTCAAGCGGCGGCCTTGATTCCACCACTGCCATGGCAATGGTAAAAAAAGAAGGCTTTGAAATATACAGCTTGAGCTTCGACTACGGCCAGCGGCACCGTTTTGAGTTGAAAGCAGCCGCCAGAGTTGCAAAAGCCCTGGAGGCCAGAACCCACCTGGTCATCAAACTCGATTTAAGAAAAATCGGCGGTTCAGCCCTGACGGACCGGATCGATGTCCCCAAATCCCGAAAAATCACTGACATGCAAAAAGAGATCCCGGTTACATATGTGCCGGCCCGAAATACGATTTTTTTGTCCCATGCCCTTGCCTGGGCGGAAGTTTCCGGAGCTTCAGACATCGTTATCGGCGTCAATGCGGTTGACTACAGCGGGTATCCGGACTGCCGACCGGAATATATCGAAGTGTTTGAGCGCCTTGCTAACCTTGCAACCAAAGCGGCCGTCGAAAACCGGGTTCAAATAAAAATCCAGGCCCCCCTCCTGTATTTGAGCAAGGCCCGGATTATTAAAAAAGGGGTCGCACTGGGAGTGGATTACAGCATCACCCACAGCTGCTACGACCCTTCCCCGAGAGGGATCTCCTGCGGGCAATGTGACAGTTGCATTCTGCGGTTAAAAGGCTTTAAGGCGGCCGGAATCAAGGATCCGGTTAAATACCGCAAACGGGCGTAA
- the modF gene encoding molybdate ABC transporter ATP-binding protein ModF — MERSDSFQQPFITLKNVTLRIQDRLILQDTDWEILMRQHWAVLGPNGAGKSSLVKALTGELPVVKGNIIRHYYPQPQHAIGCVSFELEQRLIAHEEKQDDARYFSGNINTFSSAHQVLCSDKEVPDQWDANFDKIVDLLRIRPLLNRSIRYLSTGEMRKILIARALMRSPRLLILDEPFDGLDLEAKAQFADIINSLMTTEMQLVLVTHRFEEIVPNISQVLCVKNGAVFLKGPREKVLTDRHLDELFDRKPSIHFRLPEKESTPKPSAEKPPAALITMKKTTVRYGDLLVLDRLDWTMNEGENWAILGPNGSGKSTLLNLILGDNLQSYANEIYLFGSRKGSGETVWDIKKKIGIVSSGLQIHYRKRIKVYDVVLSGFFDSIGLYRHAALEQYAAARRWLEILGIPDKAEQRFDKLSYGERRMVLVARAMVKSPAILILDEPCQGLDTANRQMVLELVDYVGRETHTNLLYVTHHEDEIPACISHLLRLDKHGRTESDLG, encoded by the coding sequence ATGGAAAGATCAGACAGTTTTCAACAGCCGTTTATAACGCTCAAGAACGTGACCCTGCGCATCCAAGACCGCTTAATCCTCCAGGATACCGATTGGGAAATACTGATGCGCCAGCACTGGGCTGTTTTAGGTCCAAACGGCGCCGGCAAATCCTCTTTGGTAAAGGCGCTGACAGGGGAGCTGCCGGTTGTCAAAGGGAACATTATCCGGCATTATTACCCACAGCCGCAACACGCCATCGGATGTGTATCGTTTGAACTCGAACAGCGATTGATTGCCCATGAGGAAAAACAGGACGATGCCCGGTATTTCTCCGGTAATATCAATACCTTTAGCAGCGCCCACCAGGTCCTGTGTTCGGATAAGGAAGTTCCGGATCAATGGGACGCGAATTTCGACAAAATAGTCGACTTGTTGCGGATCCGGCCCTTGCTGAACCGGAGCATCCGGTATTTATCCACCGGTGAAATGCGTAAAATCCTGATAGCCCGCGCACTGATGCGCTCCCCGCGGCTTCTCATTCTGGATGAGCCCTTTGACGGGCTTGATTTGGAGGCCAAAGCACAGTTTGCCGATATCATCAACAGCCTGATGACCACCGAAATGCAGCTGGTTCTGGTCACACACCGCTTTGAAGAAATTGTACCCAACATTTCACAGGTGCTTTGCGTAAAGAATGGCGCGGTTTTTTTAAAAGGCCCCCGGGAAAAAGTGCTGACAGATAGGCATCTGGACGAACTGTTCGACCGGAAGCCGTCGATTCATTTCAGGCTTCCGGAAAAGGAAAGCACTCCCAAGCCATCGGCTGAAAAGCCCCCCGCGGCCCTGATAACGATGAAAAAGACGACCGTCAGGTATGGTGACCTGTTGGTCTTGGACCGCCTGGACTGGACCATGAACGAAGGGGAAAACTGGGCGATTCTGGGACCCAACGGCTCCGGCAAATCAACGTTGCTGAATTTGATCCTGGGCGACAACCTGCAGTCATACGCAAATGAAATCTATCTGTTCGGCAGCCGCAAGGGGTCGGGGGAAACCGTATGGGACATCAAAAAGAAAATCGGGATTGTTTCATCCGGACTCCAGATTCATTATCGCAAACGAATTAAGGTATATGACGTGGTCCTGTCCGGTTTTTTCGATTCCATCGGTCTCTACCGCCACGCCGCGCTGGAGCAGTATGCAGCTGCACGGCGCTGGCTTGAAATTTTGGGGATTCCGGATAAGGCGGAACAGCGATTTGATAAACTTTCATATGGTGAGCGCCGCATGGTTTTGGTGGCGCGCGCCATGGTAAAGTCTCCAGCCATCCTGATTCTGGATGAGCCCTGCCAGGGACTTGACACCGCCAATCGTCAGATGGTACTTGAATTAGTGGACTATGTCGGGCGGGAAACCCACACCAATCTTCTGTATGTAACGCATCATGAAGATGAAATACCCGCATGTATTTCTCACCTGCTGCGTCTTGACAAACACGGCCGGACGGAATCGGATCTCGGTTGA
- a CDS encoding cytochrome c3 family protein — MRRVILGLSVGVVFCVMALVATAQDAKEKEGYLSVPIGIIDLKPLKAVDATKNPVEFPHSRHFIYNCNECHHTWDMGAQLQTCTTSECHDLVKAPQKESAAAAVAEIRYFKKAYHQKCIGCHQEIKRQNTAKEKSLRLSDKKLNLQKTGPTGCVECHPKD, encoded by the coding sequence ATGCGTAGGGTGATCTTGGGGTTGTCAGTAGGGGTTGTCTTTTGTGTAATGGCGCTGGTTGCAACGGCACAGGATGCTAAGGAAAAAGAAGGATATTTAAGCGTCCCCATCGGTATCATTGATTTAAAGCCGCTCAAAGCGGTTGATGCGACAAAAAATCCGGTTGAATTTCCCCATTCCAGACATTTTATATATAACTGTAACGAGTGCCACCATACCTGGGATATGGGCGCCCAACTGCAAACATGCACCACTTCAGAATGCCATGATCTGGTTAAAGCGCCCCAAAAAGAAAGCGCTGCTGCCGCAGTCGCAGAAATCAGATATTTCAAAAAAGCCTATCACCAGAAATGCATCGGGTGCCACCAGGAAATCAAGAGACAAAACACGGCAAAGGAAAAAAGTCTGCGGCTAAGCGACAAAAAACTGAACTTGCAGAAAACCGGGCCGACCGGCTGTGTTGAATGCCATCCCAAAGATTAA
- a CDS encoding DsbA family protein, with product MTGRIEKLKNKFLIEIRWTAFPLHPETPADGLLLTDLFAGRSVDIHQMMTRLKQVAGEEGLPLGDRTKTYNSRLAQELGKWAEEKGKGEAYHQAVFHAYFADGRNIGDISTLLDLVKGVGLPLVEATEVLQNRTFQHAVDRDWARSKAMGVTAVPTFFFGGQSLVGAQPYLALERLVGSSIVR from the coding sequence ATTACCGGGCGTATTGAAAAGTTAAAAAATAAATTTCTTATCGAAATCCGCTGGACAGCATTTCCGTTGCATCCGGAAACCCCTGCAGACGGTTTGCTCTTGACGGATCTTTTTGCCGGCCGTTCAGTGGATATCCACCAGATGATGACCCGCCTCAAACAGGTTGCCGGGGAAGAAGGCTTGCCCCTGGGAGATCGAACAAAGACCTATAACAGCCGTTTGGCCCAGGAACTGGGAAAATGGGCGGAGGAAAAGGGCAAAGGAGAAGCATATCATCAGGCTGTTTTTCACGCCTATTTTGCAGACGGTCGGAATATCGGTGACATTTCCACCCTGTTGGATCTGGTCAAGGGGGTCGGCCTGCCCCTGGTGGAAGCAACAGAAGTTCTCCAAAACAGAACGTTTCAACACGCCGTTGACAGGGATTGGGCCCGGTCAAAGGCCATGGGCGTGACGGCGGTGCCGACTTTTTTCTTCGGGGGTCAGTCTCTGGTGGGCGCTCAGCCATACCTTGCCTTAGAGCGGCTTGTCGGTTCCAGCATTGTCCGCTGA